A DNA window from Enoplosus armatus isolate fEnoArm2 chromosome 9, fEnoArm2.hap1, whole genome shotgun sequence contains the following coding sequences:
- the LOC139290030 gene encoding immunoglobulin superfamily DCC subclass member 3-like, translated as MAPRTAASMKKMMMMMLGLCCSGVLGASELAFLQEPIDVIAVRDRPLMLDCQVEGEGPISITWRRNGVPVATGVRATVLGNGTLLIRNFSKRRESNETDAGEYDCAAQNRYGMLISRKARVLLASLPKFLSHPESVAVNEGGVARLTCQVNGIPEANITWQRDRRPLSTEDPRYTLLPNGVLQITGVQQTDGGLFRCVASNIANTRYSHEAQLSVTVAGSRIYREPTILSGPQNLTINVHQTAILECIATGNPRPIVSWSRLDGRSIGVEGIQVLGTGNLMISDATLQHSGVYVCSANRPGSRSRRTALGRLVVQAPPEFVQWPQSVSRPAGGSAVFSCTASGAPEPHLIWLKNGKLLTPSGNVKLTNGNTTLAITRITPDDEAIYQCIAENSAGTNQASARLAISQGPELPEAPVGLQATVLSSNSLQLIWEQPTEHVNQQIIGYVLHIRRLGEPDSAELQEAVSKTTFRHEFNNLEAATTYSIYLKAYSALGGSQQSNTITATTQGGVPSSPSFFTKVLNQTAMQVYWELPNKPGKLEGFKLEYRGVSNPDVQGQETFPGHINTHTISHLEPAAVYEIQLVAFNGNGDGPSNRRLVSLTEGGNTAAAGPSCNCDQSDGSISTLLVGVHSGLACILCCLLFILLGYRRSLFCRKAASWETPPTLNGVRGPKGHTPESIELSQTCDSAPSPVMVMVEPTPPVQPGTGTG; from the exons GTGTGCTTGGAGCCtcagagctggccttcttacAAGAGCCCATTGATGTCATCGCGGTGAGGGACCGTCCCCTGATGCTGGACTGtcaggtggagggggaggggccaATCTCCATCACGTGGAGACGGAACGGCGTTCCCGTGGCGACTGGCGTCAGGGCGACGGTGCTTGGTAACGGCACGCTGCTCATCAGAAACTTCTCTAAGAGACGAGAAAGTAACGAGACGGACGCAGGAGAATATGACTGCGCCGCTCAGAACCGCTACGGCATGTTGATCAGCCGCAAGGCCCGAGTCCTGCTCGCAT cccTCCCTAAGTTCCTGTCTCACCCAGAGTCTGTGGCGGTGAACGAGGGGGGCGTGGCCCGACTCACCTGTCAGGTAAACGGAATCCCAGAAGCCAACATTACCTGGCAGAGAGACCGACGCCCACTGAGCACCGAGGACCCCAG GTACACGCTGCTTCCTAACGGGGTGCTGCAGATCACCGGCGTTCAGCAAACAGACGGTGGTTTATTTCGCTGCGTTGCCTCCAACATCGCCAACACTCGATACAGCCACGAGGCCCAGCTGTCTGTGACCG TTGCAGGATCCAGGATCTACCGGGAACCCACCATCCTGTCCGGTCCTCAGAACCTCACCATCAACGTCCACCAGACCGCCATCTTGGAGTGCATCGCCACAGGAAACCCCCGCCCCATTGTGTCCTGGAGTCGCCTTG atggcCGGTCGATCGGTGTGGAGGGCATCCAGGTGTTGGGAACAGGTAACCTGATGATCTCTGATGCCACTCTGCAGCATTCAGGAGTTTATGTTTGTTCAGCAAACAGACCAGGAAGCAGATCCAGAAGAACTGCACTCGGACGACTCGTAGTACAAG ctcctccagagtTCGTGCAGTGGCCTCAGTCTGTCTCcagaccagcagggggcagtgcTGTCTTCAGCTGCACGGCATCCGGCGCCCCTGAACCTCACCTCATCTGGCTGAAGAACGGCAAACTGCTGACACCCAGCGGCAACGTCAAGCTCACCAACGGAAACAC gACTCTCGCCATCACCCGTATCACCCCTGACGACGAGGCCATCTATCAGTGCATCGCAGAGAACAGTGCTGGCACCAACCAGGCCAGCGCCCGCCTCGCCATCAGCCAGGGGCCCGAGCTGCCTGAGGCCCCCGTCGGCCTCCAGGCCACGGTCCTCAGCTCCAACAGCCTGCAGCTGATCTGGGAACAGCCGACAGAGCATGTCAACCAACAGATTATAGGATACGTCCTGCACATCAGACGACTGGGGG AGCCAGACAGTGcggagctgcaggaggctgtCAGCAAGACAACCTTCAGACACGAGTTCAACAACCTGGAAGCAGCCACCACCTACTCCATTTACCTGAAAGCTTACTCGGCTCTGGGAGGAAGCCAGCAGTCCAACACCATCACCGCCACCACACAGGGGGGCG TTCCCAGTTCTCCCAGTTTCTTCACTAAGGTCCTGAACCAGACGGCCATGCAGGTGTACTGGGAGCTGCCCAATAAGCCGGGGAAGCTGGAGGGCTTCAAACTGGAGTACCGTGGGGTTTCCAACCCAGATGTCCAGGGGCAGGAGACCTTCCCAGGACACATCAACACCCACACCATCTCCCACCTGG AGCCGGCAGCGGTTTATGAGATCCAGCTGGTGGCGTTTAACGGAAATGGAGATGGACCGTCCAACCGCCGCCTCGTGTCtctgacagagggagggaacACTGCTGCAG CCGGTCCGAGCTGTAACTGTGATCAGTCTGATGGTTCCATATCGACTCTGCTGGTCGGCGTCCACAGCGGCCTTGCCTGCATCCTCTGCTGCCTGCTCTTCATCCTGCTGGGCTACAGACGCAG TCTCTTCTGCAGGAAGGCAGCCAGCTGGGAGACTCCGCCCACTCTGAATGGTGTCAGAGGTCCAAAAGGTCACACACCTGAGAGCATCGAGCTGagccag ACATGTGACTCTGCCCCTTCTCCAGTGATGGTCATGGTTGAACCAACTCCACCTGTCCAGCCTGGCACAGGCACCGGATAA